TGGACATTGACTCTTGTCCTCCGGCCACGAGCAGCTGTTCATCACCAGCGCGAATGGCCTGCGCTGCGAGCATCACCGCCTGCAACCCGGAACCACACACCTTGTTGATGGTGAGCGCGGGGACCGTGCCCGGCACGCCGGCTTTCATCGCGGCCTGACGCGCCGGCGCCTGGCCGACGCCGCCCTGCAACACATTGCCCATGATCACTTCGCCAATCTCCGACGCATCAATGCCGGCACGCGCAATCGCGGCGCGAATGGCCACCGCCCCAAGTTCCGGCGCGGTGAGCGGCGCGAGTCCACCAAGAAAACGTCCGATGGGCGTGCGAGCGCCCGCGATGATGACGGGGATGCGCGACGTATCTGTCATTTGTACTTCCGGCTTGAGTTGAAGGCGATGGTAGCGCCAATGGATGGAAGAAACGACTCCACAACTGTCTCGGCCCAGCGCACCGCCGATGCTCCCGCGGTGGGGTTGCCGCTGCGCGGCGCAAAGACGAGACGGTCGAGCACAGCACCGGCCACCGCACCAATCCCCGCCCCAAAGGCGGTGGTGCCGAGCGATCCGGTTTGGTTGCCAATGGAGCCAATAGCAAAAACGCCAGCCGTGGTACCAACCCACGCGCCGGCGACTCCAGTGACAAAAGCAATACGGCTACGCGTCGCGTCTTCGGGATCTGCAACCCAACCCGTGACGACTTGCCCAACATAATGACCGAGGAAAAATCCCGTGATGCCCGCGTACGATCCCACGACCAACTCGCCGACCACGCGACCTGGCTCAAGGTCAGGACGCGTGATGGGCGCCGCCGCCGTTGCAGAGAGCGGCGTACCAGCCACCGACACCATGTCCAACGTCGGGCGCGCGGACCATCGAGGCAGTGTCACCGCGTGCGACGGCGGCGAATACCGAGCGCCAATCGGGAGCGGCGTACGCTGCGCGTCGGCTGACGACCAGCACAGGACGGTGAGTCCAACGCAGCCGAACACCCGAACCGCGCGGCGCATCAGGCCTCCGCCCCCATCGGCGTCAGAGCCCGCGTGCGAATCTCTTCGGAAAGGCGCGCAATAAAGTCATCCACCGACAAAATCTCCTGCTTCTTGCCCGTGCCGCGCACGCGCACCGCGAGCGTGCCACCTTCAGCTTCGCGTCGGCCCAGCACCGCCATATACGGCACCTTCATGGTTTCGGCGTCGCGAATACGGTAGTTCAATGTCTCCGAACGGTCGTCGCACGACGCGCGAATGCCCGCGTCGCGCATCTTGCGCGCAATCTCCTGCGCCTGCGGGGCGAGGTCGTCGGCAATCGGCAACACGCGCACCTGCTCGGGCGAGAGCCACACCGGGAACGCACCGGCAAAGTGCTCAATGAGAATGGCGATGAACCGTTCAAACGACCCACTCACGGCGCGGTGAATGACCACCGGACGGTGCGACGCATTGTCCTCGCCCACGTACTCGAGGTCAAAGCGCTCTGGCGCGTTGTAGTCGAGCTGAATGGTGCCCAACTGCCAATGACGTCCAATGGAATCGGTAACGTCAAAGTCAATTTTGGGGCCGTAGAAGGCGCCGTCCCCTTCCTTCAACTGATACGGACGGCCCGTGCTCTCGAGCGCGGCGCGCAACGCACCCTCGGCGCGATCCCACAATTCATCCGATCCAATGCGCTCTGGCGGACGGGTCGCAAATTTGAGCGTCGCGGTGAGGCCAAAGGTGTCGTAATAGCCAAGAATGAAGTCCATCAAGAACTTCACCTCGCTGGCAATCTGATCTTCACGCAGATACACGTGACAATCGTCCTGCGCAAACTGCCGCACGCGCGTCAGGCCAGAGAGCGCGCCGGAGAGCTCATTGCGGTGCAGCACGTCAAAGGTGACGTAGCGCAGCGGCAACTCGCGGTACGAATGCTTGTGCGAACCATAGAACAGATGGTGCGACGGGCAGTTCATGGGTTTGAGCGACATGTCGTGCTCTTCGGTCTCGTTATTGAGCACGAGGAACATGTTCTCTTTGTACTTCCCCCAGTGACCCGACTGCTCCCACAGCTTCTTCGTGTACAGCAGCGGCGTTTTTACCTCGAGAAACTCTTCGCGCTGCCGTTCGGCGACAAACTGCTGGAGCGTGTTGTAGAGCGTGGTGCCGCGCGGTGTCCAGAAGGCCGCGCCTGGCGACACCGGAAAGAAATGGAAGAGATCGAGCTGCCGCCCCACCACGCGGTGGTCACGGCGCCGCGATTCCTCCATCTGGTGCAGATGCGCGTCGAGCTCTTCGCGTTTGAAGAAGGCCGTCGCGTAAATACGCTGGAGCATCTGCCGTTTTTCGTCGCCGCGCCAATAGGCGCCGGCCGCCGAGAGCAGCTTGAAGTGCTTGAGATACGACGTGTCTTGCACGTGCGGGCCGCGGCAGAGATCCACAAAGGGGCCGTCGGTGTACGTGGAAATAATCTCGTCGCTCCCTTCAAAGTCCTCGAGACGCTCCAGCTTGAGCGGATCGTCGGCAAAGACTGTGCGCGCCTCGCTCTGACTGACTTCGGCACGCACGAACGGGAGCTTTTCGGCCGTGACCTTCACCATCTCCGCCTCAAAGGCTTCGAGGTCCTCGGGGGTGAACGGCTTGGAGACCTCAAAATCGTAGTAAAAACCGTCGTCGATAGCCGGGCCAAAGCCGATCTTGGCGTCCGGACGCAGGCGGCGGACCGCGGTGGCCAGAATATGCGCGCCGGAGTGGCGCAGCACACCGAGCGCCCGCGGGTCCTTATCGGTGATCACCTGAAAGGCGCCCCCCTTTCGGAGCGGGGTGTGCAAATCCTGAATCTCACCGTCCACCGCCACGGCAATCGCCGCCAGTAGCAGGCGCGGGCCAATGGACCCGACCACCACGCTCGGCAGCGTCCCGTAGGGCACCTCTCGGGTGGCACCATCGGGAAGGACGAGGGTCAGAATCTGAGAGGCGTCGGCGGTCGAAACGGTCATCGGTCGGTTACCACGTCGAGCAGAGGTGTGATATGATCGGCAAATCGGAAGTAGAGCACCACGCCAAACGCCAGCACGAGGCTAAACGCCACCCAGAGGGCCAGCCCCCGAACACTGCTTCCACGACTGTTGGGCTCGGCCACGGCGAATCTCCGGCGGGGGATATGCCTATAACTTAACCCGCGCGTCTCGTTGGAGCTATGTGCCAAACCATAGCAAAGGGGGGGCGTGGGCGACTATTTTTCAACCAAATGACGAATCCCAGTAACCCGTCCGAGATCCCGCCGCTCTACGACG
This portion of the Gemmatimonadota bacterium genome encodes:
- the thrS gene encoding threonine--tRNA ligase translates to MTVSTADASQILTLVLPDGATREVPYGTLPSVVVGSIGPRLLLAAIAVAVDGEIQDLHTPLRKGGAFQVITDKDPRALGVLRHSGAHILATAVRRLRPDAKIGFGPAIDDGFYYDFEVSKPFTPEDLEAFEAEMVKVTAEKLPFVRAEVSQSEARTVFADDPLKLERLEDFEGSDEIISTYTDGPFVDLCRGPHVQDTSYLKHFKLLSAAGAYWRGDEKRQMLQRIYATAFFKREELDAHLHQMEESRRRDHRVVGRQLDLFHFFPVSPGAAFWTPRGTTLYNTLQQFVAERQREEFLEVKTPLLYTKKLWEQSGHWGKYKENMFLVLNNETEEHDMSLKPMNCPSHHLFYGSHKHSYRELPLRYVTFDVLHRNELSGALSGLTRVRQFAQDDCHVYLREDQIASEVKFLMDFILGYYDTFGLTATLKFATRPPERIGSDELWDRAEGALRAALESTGRPYQLKEGDGAFYGPKIDFDVTDSIGRHWQLGTIQLDYNAPERFDLEYVGEDNASHRPVVIHRAVSGSFERFIAILIEHFAGAFPVWLSPEQVRVLPIADDLAPQAQEIARKMRDAGIRASCDDRSETLNYRIRDAETMKVPYMAVLGRREAEGGTLAVRVRGTGKKQEILSVDDFIARLSEEIRTRALTPMGAEA